The window TGCTGTCGTAAAACTGTTTCGTAAACGCAATTTCACTTCAGCGCTTATTTTTCTACTTATTTCAACTCCAGCTAAAATATTGAAACTAAAATCTGTCGCGAAAACCCTATTTCTAGCAGGTTCATCATATAATAATTCTGAAGAACTCAAAACCGAGTTATATTGAATTTGCACGCCAGGATAAAATCTTAAATTGTCGCTAGCATAAATGTAATATCGAGGACCAATACCTATACTCAAAGTATTATATGTTATCTCCGCTTCTGTTTCTTGTCTATTAAAATCTGATTGATTATTCTCAAAATATATAGCAGTATCATTGAATGATGCATAAGCTAGTTCCCCCACTAAAGTAAACTTGTTGTTAGCCGGGTCAAGGTTATATTCAGCTCTCAAATTAGGTGAAAAACTGGTCCCGCCAAATTCTGCGTCACCTCTAATGGCTGTTGTGAAGTCTGCCGTGATTGTATTAAAATTGACTGCAAGCCCAACGAGTATAGACCAAGGCTTGTAATTGCTCTGCGTTTCGAAGACAGCAGCTGGTGCACCGTTACATTCATTAGTCTTTAAAATATATTTTGTCAGATCCTTCTCATCATAATCCACATCTGCAATGATGGACGAAATGAAACTGTCACAACCGTATCCTTCAAAAAGGGTTCTTCGGTAGTCGGTGTTTTTAGAAATACCTTCTACGCTGTTTGAATAAACATTATAGACAAGTAGCTCTGGTGTCTGCATCTCTCTAGCTGCATAATAGCTGGTGTTTCTACTTGTTCTGTAAGCGTAAAGATCAATAGCTCCCTCCACTATCTGTTCTAAGAGGATAGTTTCTTTCTTTAATACTGGGTCTTTTCCTGGTGAAGCATCATTTTCTTTGAAACTACTCTTGTTGACTTGAACCTTAAACTTTTTAAATCGTACGGAATTATCATCGTAACCAAATTCCTCAATCTGATCAATCTCATATCCATTAAGATCACCTCCCTTGCTAGTTGCATAATAAATCATTTCAGGAGTCACATTATAATTAGATCTTTCAAAATAAACGGATGATTTAGTTCCGTTTTCTTTGATGATGTAACCGGGAACTTGTGTCGTTTGAGCCCCACAAAACGCGGTTAACAATAAAACTATTGGTATGAGGTAATTTTTTTTCAAAGTTGATATTTTAAAATTTAGTCCAAAATACATACTGTATGTGGATTTTCAATTTCGAAACATAGGTTTTTAAAATAAACAAGGTAAACTGTTGATCTTAAGTTTCCGCTTTCGCGAAAGCGGGATTTTCTTAAAAACGTATGGTTTTAGATAAATAAATAGAAAATTCATTGTAGGCTTCAAGATCCTCATATTGCAAACCAATGTCAACTATACGATTGTTATACTCTGTACCTAAAATCCAATGATATAAATCTCTATATTTTACAAAGGAACCGTTGAAGCATATGCCAGAAGGTATATAGATAGAGTGTTTTATACCGTAGCCAAAACTTTCTATGTTTTCGCTAGCGTTATAGTTGAGATGAGCCAGTACAATTGAAGGTATCCATTTAAAAATACGGTAGTTTGTACCTGGATTTAAAATCAATTGGTAATTAAAAAATTGATTTCCTTTAAAGTCTGCTTTTTGGAATGCTATAGTGGTAGATAAATCCCAATCGTTCCTTAATCTAAAATGTTTTTCCATAGTTACGTCTGCACGATCGTTGCTGGAAAAATCAGTTGCATATCCTAAATTTATATCTGTATCCGCTAATATGTTTAGATAACCAGTATTAGCATAAATGCCAGTTGTTCCATAATTGGATCCATAACTAACGCCAATTTTTTTGGGCTTGTAATACTCTGTTATCACTAGCACACAACCAGGAATCAACTTCAGCCTAATTTCAATGTTATTAGTATTAGTTACTACATATTGTAAATTTTCATAATAGATATTTTCAATATTCAGGGTGTCGCCTACTTTTGCTCGAATTAAGAATCTGCCTTTATTGTCAGTGAATTCAATCTTTTTCTTAGAGCTGACGTTTTTAATAGAGGTGTATGAAATACCTTCTCCTAGAGAATCTAAGACCACACCTCGAATCTTGCGTTGTGCCTCGCAGGACAGACTCGTCATTATTAGAGCCAGCAAGAAAATTAATAATCTCATGAGCTAAAGATATATAACTTAATCCCGTCAGCTGTTTAAAGTGAACGGCCACATTTGTCGTAAATTTGCAGCCGCTATGAGAACAAAATCAAGAAAGAAGAATCGTATCAATGTCATCACCTTAGGATGTTCTAAGAATGTCTATGACAGTGAAGTGTTGATGGGGCAACTGAAAGCCAGTGGTAAAGACGTGGTCCATGAGGAAGAAGGCAACATTGTCGTGATCAACACCTGTGGGTTTATTGACAATGCCAAAGAAGAATCTGTCAATACCATCCTTGATTTTGTAGACCGCAAGAGCCGCGGTGAGGTAGATCAAGTATTTGTATCGGGTTGTTTGTCAGAACGCTACAAGCCAGATCTTCAAAAAGAAATCCCAGATGTAGACCAGTATTTTGGAACTACAGAATTACCTTCTTTACTTAAAGCGTTAGGTGCAGACTATAAACATGAACTCATAGGCGAGCGTGTCACTACAACACCAAAGAATTACGCGTACTTCAAGATTGCTGAAGGTTGCGATAGACCTTGTTCCTTTTGTGCGATTCCCCTAATGCGTGGTGGTCACAAGAGTACACCTATAGAGCATTTGGTCATCGAGGCAGAAAAACTAGCTGCTAAAGGTGTTAAGGAATTGATTCTCATCGCTCAGGATTTGACCTATTACGGTTTAGATCTCTATAAAAAACGCCGCCTTGCAGATCTTTTGAAAGAATTGGCTAAAGTGGAAGGCATCGAATGGATCCGCATGCATTATGCGTTTCCAACTGGGTTTCCTGTTGATGTTCTCGATGTGATGAATGAGGAACCTAAGGTTTGTAATTATCTAGATATACCACTGCAGCACATTTCTACGCCAGTTCTAAAATCCATGCGACGTGGAACTACCTTTGAGAAGACGAATGCGTTGCTGGATCGCTTTCGCGAAAGCGTACCACAAATGTCCATAAGAACAACCTTGATTGTAGGTTATCCAGGAGAAACCGAAGAGGATTTTGAGATTTTAAAGCAATGGGTCAAAGACCAACGCTTTGAACGTATGGGCTGTTTTACTTATTCTCATGAAGAGAATACACATGCTTACAACCTAGAAGACGACGTTCCTGCGGAAGTTAAGCAAGAACGTGCTAATGAAATCATGGAAATTCAATCTCAAATCTCTTGGGAGCTGAATCAGCAAAAAATTGGACAACAGTTTAAGGTGATGATCGATCGCAAACGTGGAAACCATTTTGTAGGTCGAACCGAGTTTGATAGTCCTGATGTGGATAATGAGGTTCTAATAGATGCGGGTCATCACTATTGTAGCGTTGGGGAGTTTATCAATGTTGAAATAGTGGATGCTGAAGACTTTGACCTGTATGCAGTACCTGTAGCTTAATTTTCTTTTTCTTCATTACGCTCCGCTTTGCGTTCTCTAAAGCTCTGCTTAAAATTGCGTCGTTTGCGATTTTTAACTGAGGTTTGACGTGACTTGTTCCAGCCTAGAAAGATGAAAAAAGCTAGTACTACTGCACCTATGTAGATCCAATCTGTATTCATCCTGTAAAAATAGCAAAACAATAAAAAAGGCTCGCATTTATAAGCGAGCCTTTTTTTGGTTAGTGGCTGAGGTAAATTAATTCCCAGATCCAAATTGATACCTGATCCGAACTCCAGTAAAGAATAACTTTGCCTCGTTTATGTACTCATTACCAGCATTGTTTTGGGCGTGCAGTACGCCGTTGCTAATAAAATTAGTTGGCTCAGTACTATTGAAGCTCAATATTCCAGCATTAGGTGCATCTTCCTTGATGTCATTGAGTCCATATTCTACGAACGCACCAAAGTATATAAATGCATTGTTAGGTAAGGTTTCCTTTATTCCCAATTCTAGAGTCGCATTGATACTGTTGCTGAGTTCTACGTCTCTTTCTGCAAAATCAATTGGACCGTAGGTGCCAAAACCTGCAAAAGCTGGCGCGGTCAATGTTCCATTGAACCTCTCAAAAAATCCAGACGTCGTCAACCTTTGAGCTTGAGAATCTTGGGACGCATTCATAATTAGATTATAAGATGCACCAGCTCTCACATAAAAGCGTGTATGTCCAGTGGTCTCGAACTGCACGTTGAGAGGTATGGACAGGTTTTGGAATTCTTGAACTTCAGAATATCCAGAAACCTGATACATAAACCTAAAGTTTTCACCTTCTAGATCTTGGGCATTGTTTTGCACACCCGATAAATTACTAATGGCAGATCTTGAACGCTGGAAGGAATAACCCAAACCGCTGTTCAAACTCCAGTTTTCAGATAAGGATAGATTGACCCCCAATTCTAATCCGGCACCTGGCTCAACACTAGTGTTGCTAAGGATGCCTTCAGTGTTGAGTTCAGTAAACTGAAATTGACCACCTAGGGTGAGATTAATATCCTGAGCATTGATCAAACTCAAACTCCCAAAGAATAGGACGAGCAATGTAGTTAGCTTAATTGTCTTCATAATTATTATATATAGAATCTATTCTTTGTTTTATTGTTTGATGAAATTTAAGTATTTATCGATTCGGCTAGATTTCAAGATGACACGATAAACACCAACTGGCAAATTATCGGACAGATTGATCACTGTTTCTCGTGTGGATGATTCAACAGACTTTACAAGTCTACCATTTTGATCAAAAATATTGTACTGTGCATCGATTAAGTCCTGTTCAGGGTAATCAGCCATCAGTTTCAATTGTTGCTCAACAACAGGGTTTTGAAGAATCCTGAAAGAGAATGTGTTTCCTAAATCCAAGGTTGACTCACAGGTTTGTAAAACATCCCCATTAGGTAAAGTCATTCTCACCATATAGGTAGCATTAGGGTCAAGCTGGTCACTAGCATTATCACCTTCTGAGAAGAATTGATCTGTACCTACTTGTCGACCGTTTTTGAACCATTGATAAGCCACAAATGAATAACCTCCATTATTAGCTGGATTATTGTTTACTACTAATGTGTTGCCATACTTCTGCTCTACAATGGCGTCAAAAACAAATCTTTTCTCAATTACCAAATTGAAGGTTCTGGTATCTCGACCGTTTTCAGCAGTTACTATAATCGCTCTTCGGTAAAGTCGCGGATCAGGAGTGGCAATACTAAAGGATTCACCGGTGGAGAAGGTGGCGCCAGTGTTGCTTTCTACTTCTACATCAACTGAAGATATACTGTTGTCACAATCGATCAAGTAGTAAATATCAGTATCAGGATTAGTGAATGTTTCATTATTAATAGTAATTGACTCTATAGTGGTTTCTCTGTACAGATATACTTCCAATTCTTGAGCTACTGGCATTGCTGGTAAATAGTTGTTATCGCCAGATTGACTTGCAATAATCTCAACAAACCCTTCTGCCTCTAGACTTACAAAGCCTATAGAACTAACCGTTGCAGCTGCTGGATTGGTAAGAGGAACAAATGAATATTCTATATCAAGACCAGATGAACTTGTCGCATTCAACTGGAAGTCTGGATCAGTAGACAGACGTCTTCTTTCCAGAGCATCAAAGGTAATCGTCTGTTCTGCTTGCTCAATCGTAAGTACGGCATCAATAATTACTTGTGGGCAATCTGCGCTAGAGCTGGTAATTATTGCGGTTACTATGTAAGTACCTGCTTCAGTTTGATCATTGTTGGTATAAGTCACTGTCGCATCTGCAGGGATGTTTTCTACATCAAGTGATCTCACGCTTCCATCATAAACAAATGTAGCGTCAGCTAGTGTCGCATTTTCAATATCACTACCAGCTATTATCATATTTTGTGTTTGAGTGGTTGTATTACCATTGCCATCATCATAAGTCCATGTAACCACGGTAGTTCCTACCATTTCGATAGGAAAAACAGCATCATTGGTTACCGCAACTGTTCCACCACAGTTATCAGTAGCCGTTGGAGCAGCAAGAGTTGTTATAGAACACTGTGCAACTACATCATCAAGAGTAACTACATCTGGAATTGGAGCAGTCACGTCATCAATGATCACGTTTTGTGTTTGTGTACTTACGTTTCCGTTCCTGTCATCGTAAGACCAAGTCACTACAGTAGTTCCTTGAACTGTGATTGGTAAGGTTGCGTCGTTCGTTACAGTAACCACACCACCACAATTATCGGTTGCTGTTGGAGCAACAAGCGTAGTTATTGAACATTCTGCTGTGACATCTGTCAAGGTCACCACATCAGGTACCGGAGCCGTCACATCATCAATCACAACATTTTGCGTTTGGGTATTAATGTTTCCATTGCCGTCATCATAAGACCAAGTAACCACTGTAGTTCCTTGGGCAGTGATTGGTAAAATAGCATCGTTAGTTACCGTAATCGTACCACTGCAATTATCAGTTGCGGTTGGAGCAACAAGTGTAGTTATTGAACACTCTGCTGTGACATCTGCCAAGGTCACCAAATCAGATACTGGTGCTGTGACATCATCAATAACTACATTCTGCGTTTGTGTACTAATATTTCCATTACCATCGTCATAAGACCAAGTAACCACTGTAGTTCCTTGAGCAGTGATGGGTAGATTAGCATCATTCGTTACTGTAACCACAGCACCACAATTATCGGTTGCTGTTGGAGCAACAAGTGTAGTTATTGAACATTCTGCTGTTATATAATCAAGAGTAACCACATCTGGAATTGGAGCAGTCATGTCATCAATGATCACATTTTGTGTTTGCGTACTTACATTACCATTTCCATCATCAAATGACCAAGTTACAACCGTAGTTCCTTGAGTTGTGATAGGTAATGTAGCATCGTTGGAGACTGTAATCAATCCGCCACAGTTATCTGTAGCTGTTGGAGCAACAAGGGTTGTTATGGAACACTCTGCTGTGACATCTGCAAGCGTTGTTACATCAGGTACTGGAGCCGTCACATCATCAATGATTACGTTTTGCATCTGTGTACTCAAGTTTCCATTACCATCTTCATAAGACCAAGTAACCACTGTTGTTCCTTGAGTTGTGATAGGCAAAGTAGCGTCATTGGTAACAGTAACCAATCCAGCACAGTTATCAGTTGCCGTTGGAGCAGCAAGAGTCGTTACAGAACATTCTGCTGTGACATCTGCCAAGGTCACCACATCAGGTACTGGAGCGATTATATCATCAATCACAATATTTTGCGTTTGTGTACTCAAGTTTCCATTACCATCGTCATAAGACCAAGTAACCACTGTAGTTCCTTGAGCGGTGATAGGTAAAGTAGCATCGTTGGTAACAGTAACCAATCCACTACAGTTATCCGTAGCTGTTGGAGCGACAAGAGTCGTTATGGAGCACTCTGCTGTGACATCTGCCAAGGTGACCTCATCAGGTACCGGTGCCGTCACATCATCAACGATTACGTTTTGCGTCTGTGTACTCACGTTTCCATTACCATCGTCATAAGACCAAGTAACCACTGTAGCTCCTTGAGCAGTGATGGGTAGAGTAGCATCATTCGTTACTGTAACCATAGCACCACAATTATCGGTTGCTGTTGGAGCAACCAATGCGGTTACGGAACACTGTGCGGTGATATCTGCTAAAGCCACTACAACAGGTACTGGTGCTGTCACATCATCAATCACAACATTTTGCGTTTGCGTACTCACGTTTCCATTGCCATCGTCATAAGACCAAGTTACAACCGTAGTTCCTTGAGCCGTGATAGGTAAAACAGCATCATTTGTTACCGTAACCACACCACCACAATTATCGGTTGCCGTAGGAGCAACTAGAGTTGTTACAGAACATTGTGCCGTTACATCATCAAGAGTAACCACATCAGGTACCGGAGCTGTCACATCATCAATCACAACATTTTGCGTTTGCGTACTCACGTTTCCATTGCCATCGTCATAAGACCAAGTAACCACTGTAGTTCCTTGAGCGGTGATGGGTAAAGTAGCATCATTCGTTACCGTAACCACACTAACACAATTATCAGTTGCTGTTGGAGCAATTAGTGTGGTTATTGAACACTCTGCTGTGACATCAGATAAGGTTACCACATCAGGTACTGGAGCAGTAACATCATCAATAATTATATTCTGCGTCTGTGTGCTAATATTTCCATATTGATCTTCAAAAGACCAGGTAATCAACGTAGAAGTTCCTTCACCTGTGATAGGTAGTGTTGCATTATTAGTAACCGTGACCATTCCGCCACAATTGTCCGTAGCTGTTGGTGCAGTAAGCGAAGTCACTTCGCACTCGGCATTAATATCTGCTAGTAAAGCGACATCTGGTACTGGCGGCAAATCATCAACCACCGTCACGGTAGCTGTTTGCGATGCCGTATTTCCTACATTATCAGTAGCTGTAAGCGTTACCGTATTAGCGCCTACATCACTACAATTAAATGTTTCTTGATCCAAGCTAAAAGAAGTAATCATACATGGATTGGTGGTTCCTAAATCACCAGAAACTAGGCTGGCATTCAAACCTCTTGGCGTTGAAAAATCATCAAATAAACTGCCATTACTTCTAAAAAAGCTACCATTAAATCGCAATCTCAAATCGAATTCTTGATCAAAATCAATGAGATCGCCCGTATTTTTTCCATCTTGTACAATCAGCATTTCACTCTGTGCGGCAAAAGTACTATTAGGATTGTAGCCTGCCCAAACAACTGTTCCCGACCTGCGATAAAATGGTGAGCCACCAGCACGAGCAGGACTCGAAGCATCCACTCGTAAAACTACATAGTCACCCGCTCTTACTTTTAATCCATCAAAAGCAGCACTGGATTGTCTATTTGCTGGTACCGAGTTAATGACCATAGGATACCCATTGGATACCGCTCCTATAAATGTACTGGAAGCACCACCTAGCTGGCCGCCGTCATCTCCTATTTTCACAACTGCGCCCCCATAATTCATTCCTTCTACACATGATGATACACTAGAGCCATCGTCAATATCCTGAGGTGTGATGGAGGCACTACCATCAGCATCCAGCATTACGGTAATATCCTGAGTGACTACGGTAGGTGGAGTTCTACGTATGGTCACTTTGCTGTCATCTGTTGTTTCTGTGATTTGTGATCCTGCAAACCCAGCCAAATCGGTATAATCGATAGTAAACCCAACGATACCATCAGGTAGAGCGGTTTGATCCAGTGTAGCGATATTTGGAACCGTATAAGTAGCTGTCCAGTTTTGTGGACTTGCGCCTTGGGCTACGGTTGCCGTTTGACCTGCAATAGTTACCAATGGGCTGTTTTGCAAATCTTCCCTAGCTTCAAAGTTGAGGCTGATGGTTTCTCCCGCTTTCGCGAAAGCGGAATCACTATTATTACTACTGATAACAACAGAATTCAATGTAGGAGGCGCATCCACAATTACCGTACGTGTTACCTCGTTAGCTGCATTAAGTCCTATATCATTAATGTTATAGGTGATTACATAAGTTCCAGCTGTGTTGATGTCAACAGTATCACCGCCTACAACAACATCTGCTACATTAATCTGACAATTGTCACTAACGCTAACTCCAGCATCTGTATAAGAAGAACCTCGTAAAACAACTTCTGAAGAGTTCCCATTAAGAGTGATTACTGGAGCGGTTACATCATCAATAATGATATTTTGATTTTGGAATGCGATATTCCCGTTTCCATCGTCATAAGACCAAGTAACAACCGTAGTTCCTTGAGTCGTGATTGGTAACGTAGCATTGTTAGTTACAGTTACTGTTCCGCCACAGTTATCGGTGGCAGTTGGTGCCACCAGGCTAGTGATTTCGCATTCTGCCGTTACATCCGTTAGCGTTGCTGCATCGGGTACAGGTGCCACAGTATCTTCTATTGCAATATCAAAATCAAAAGTATTTGGACAACTTCCGTTAGTGGTATAGGAGACAGTATAGTTTCCAATAGTTGATGTATCCAGGTCAATTTTTCCAGTGCTAGTATCAAGTGTTAAACCGGTACTGGAGGAAAACGATCCACCTGCCAGACCTGTGACGGTAGGGATTGGATCAGTTCCATTAGGACAATAGGATGCTTCGCTGTATGCAAATGTTGCATCGTCTAAAGCGTTGATGGTTACAGAAGCCGTCGCACTGTTCGGACAACTTCCTGTAGTGGTATATGTTACTGTATAAGTCCCAGGCGTAGAAGCAGAAACATCTATAGTACCAGTCAAACTAATAATAGAAAGACCAGCAGTAGAACTAAAAGCTCCACCAGCAAGTCCAGTAATAGTTGGTGTTGGATCAGTATCACTCACGCAAAATGCAGCAGCACTATAGGAGAAGCTTGCATCATCTGCGGCTGTGGTGTTGACAGTTATAAAACCGCAAGAGCCTGGAGTAGCGCTACCACCTTCACCTCTTACATAATACGTTGTGGATGGTGAGGAAGGTGTTACTGAAATAGTACTTCCAGTAGTGGTCGCGATTGGTGTGCCCCCACAGGAACCGGTATATACAACCCACTGTGTAGCATCGTTCAAGGAACCAGAAATCGTAATTTCTGATGTTTCCCCTACACAAACACTAGAAGGACTTACACTTAGTGTAGGAACTGTAGGTTCAGTCACTGCTGGAGCAAATACGCTACCAGAATACATGGTTTGTACTGCGACTGGATAGTTAAAATCTCCATTGGTCCAATTGCTAGTATCATTAAATTGCGCAGCACATTGTGCCGCCGTTCCATTACAGCTTGTAGGACCGGTATAATATCCTTCAATATTGCCATTGGGAGCTCCTTGAGCGGTTTGTCCGTCCACCAGCCCTGTACCAGTCAAGGTCGTGGCCGCACCGCCAGTTAAATCACCATAGAAAGTAAGAAAAATTTGAGGATTGGTCCTGGTACCTATAAGAGCATAAAGTTGCTCAGATAAGGCATTCATGTTGAAACCAGAATCTGACTCTGTAGCAGTACCTTGATTGGCTTGAATGCCAAGACCATTATCATCTGCATCTTGAATAATGATGACGGTTCCTATCGAGATGGTTGCGCCTGTATTATTGGTCCAGGTTACATCACCTTCACTGGTAGGACTTACAAAGGCACTGCCATCCCATTCTTCATCAGTAAATACTATGGTGGTGTTGGATGGAGCATCGTCAAGCAGTATGAAGGAAAATCCATCATCATCATTGTGATAGGCTACAATGGCAATATCGCCTGGGGCGTCTATAGATCCGTTGCTGTTTTGCGCTTTCGCGAAAGCGAACATAAATAGCAGCCCTAAAAGCAAGCAAAACTTGTTTGAGTAATTTTTAATCATTGGAAAGGTATTGTATTGAAAAATATGTGTGGGTAATTAACTTCTAGAAGGGAAGACTCCTTGCAAGGCAATGATATAATGTACGCCTAAAAACGGACTACGATTATTTTGTGCCTGATTACCACCTGTATTGCCCACCGTTATGGTGCCGGTTACTGGAATATCTGCACCACCTAATTTACCATTAGCTGACCCTGTGGTGTAAGTATCTTCCCCATTATTAGCAGGAATACCTGCACCTGGATTAACCTCATCTGCATCTCCTGCAGTAGTATTTACGGGTATCGCAATACCACCTGTTGTAAGTGCAGCTGTATGAGTATGACTGGGTAATTGGAGTGCGGTCATCGTTTCAGTTTCTGTTCCTCCTTTTTGCCCTATTTGAATGGTAGATAAACCAGGACCATTTCCAGGTCCTACAGGCGTGCGTCCCCTAAGATCTGGCAAGGCAAATGTGGTACGGCAATCACCACCATATTGACAACCTATAATTGAAAATAAGGCCTGGTTTTGTGCAATTGATAAAAGTTGCCCGTTGCAGAACGCCCAACCGCGAGGTGCGAAATTACCGGCGAATAATTTTACTTCACCTATAAAACCTTCTTGCTGTGCAAAAGAGTTGAAAGAAGTAAATAATGCAAATGCGAGAATGAGTAGTGTTTTTTTCATGAGAATAGTTTTAATGGTTGTTTGGATGTTGTTTCAAAATTTATAATAATGGAAAAGTTGATTTTATTAGAAAGAAAGGATTTATTTAGAGATGTTCATTTTTGTTTATGATCGTATTATTTGGTCTCGACATATTTGTATAGTCTAGATTCCGCGTAAGCGGAATCGTATTTGAGTTCTAAAAAGCTAGGGTAGCATGATGTCAAATTTTACATGGAATTTGACGGTTTTATTCATTACAATTTTGGCAACAAATAAATAGTTTATAGGGGAAACTAGATTGTAATTTTACGACATTTTTGTAGGAAATCTTAAAGAAATTCACATTAATTAAGGAATATTTTGTAGGAATAAATATGTTTAAGCTTCAATAGTCCATCAAACAGTAGAAACTTGGAAAGATTTCCAATCAATATGAGTGTTACTATGGAAAAAGCAATTTTTACCGTCTACCGATTCCTCACATCACTCTCCACAACACCATCACGCAGTCTTATGACTCTATGGGCATGTTCAGCGATTTCTTCCTCGTGAGTTACAAGGATCACGGTATTACCGTCTGCATGGATCTTGTCAAATAATGCCATGATTTCGACCCCAGTTTTTGAATCTAGGTTACCTGTTGGCTCATCGGCAAGGATAATGGATGGGTTGTTGACTAGCGCCCGACCTACGGCAACGCGCTGGCGTTGTCCACCAGAAAGCTG of the Nonlabens marinus S1-08 genome contains:
- a CDS encoding outer membrane beta-barrel protein; translation: MKKNYLIPIVLLLTAFCGAQTTQVPGYIIKENGTKSSVYFERSNYNVTPEMIYYATSKGGDLNGYEIDQIEEFGYDDNSVRFKKFKVQVNKSSFKENDASPGKDPVLKKETILLEQIVEGAIDLYAYRTSRNTSYYAAREMQTPELLVYNVYSNSVEGISKNTDYRRTLFEGYGCDSFISSIIADVDYDEKDLTKYILKTNECNGAPAAVFETQSNYKPWSILVGLAVNFNTITADFTTAIRGDAEFGGTSFSPNLRAEYNLDPANNKFTLVGELAYASFNDTAIYFENNQSDFNRQETEAEITYNTLSIGIGPRYYIYASDNLRFYPGVQIQYNSVLSSSELLYDEPARNRVFATDFSFNILAGVEISRKISAEVKLRLRNSFTTANASPAELVGTISSVGLVYRLL
- the rimO gene encoding 30S ribosomal protein S12 methylthiotransferase RimO encodes the protein MRTKSRKKNRINVITLGCSKNVYDSEVLMGQLKASGKDVVHEEEGNIVVINTCGFIDNAKEESVNTILDFVDRKSRGEVDQVFVSGCLSERYKPDLQKEIPDVDQYFGTTELPSLLKALGADYKHELIGERVTTTPKNYAYFKIAEGCDRPCSFCAIPLMRGGHKSTPIEHLVIEAEKLAAKGVKELILIAQDLTYYGLDLYKKRRLADLLKELAKVEGIEWIRMHYAFPTGFPVDVLDVMNEEPKVCNYLDIPLQHISTPVLKSMRRGTTFEKTNALLDRFRESVPQMSIRTTLIVGYPGETEEDFEILKQWVKDQRFERMGCFTYSHEENTHAYNLEDDVPAEVKQERANEIMEIQSQISWELNQQKIGQQFKVMIDRKRGNHFVGRTEFDSPDVDNEVLIDAGHHYCSVGEFINVEIVDAEDFDLYAVPVA
- a CDS encoding immunoglobulin-like domain-containing protein yields the protein MIKNYSNKFCLLLGLLFMFAFAKAQNSNGSIDAPGDIAIVAYHNDDDGFSFILLDDAPSNTTIVFTDEEWDGSAFVSPTSEGDVTWTNNTGATISIGTVIIIQDADDNGLGIQANQGTATESDSGFNMNALSEQLYALIGTRTNPQIFLTFYGDLTGGAATTLTGTGLVDGQTAQGAPNGNIEGYYTGPTSCNGTAAQCAAQFNDTSNWTNGDFNYPVAVQTMYSGSVFAPAVTEPTVPTLSVSPSSVCVGETSEITISGSLNDATQWVVYTGSCGGTPIATTTGSTISVTPSSPSTTYYVRGEGGSATPGSCGFITVNTTAADDASFSYSAAAFCVSDTDPTPTITGLAGGAFSSTAGLSIISLTGTIDVSASTPGTYTVTYTTTGSCPNSATASVTINALDDATFAYSEASYCPNGTDPIPTVTGLAGGSFSSSTGLTLDTSTGKIDLDTSTIGNYTVSYTTNGSCPNTFDFDIAIEDTVAPVPDAATLTDVTAECEITSLVAPTATDNCGGTVTVTNNATLPITTQGTTVVTWSYDDGNGNIAFQNQNIIIDDVTAPVITLNGNSSEVVLRGSSYTDAGVSVSDNCQINVADVVVGGDTVDINTAGTYVITYNINDIGLNAANEVTRTVIVDAPPTLNSVVISSNNSDSAFAKAGETISLNFEAREDLQNSPLVTIAGQTATVAQGASPQNWTATYTVPNIATLDQTALPDGIVGFTIDYTDLAGFAGSQITETTDDSKVTIRRTPPTVVTQDITVMLDADGSASITPQDIDDGSSVSSCVEGMNYGGAVVKIGDDGGQLGGASSTFIGAVSNGYPMVINSVPANRQSSAAFDGLKVRAGDYVVLRVDASSPARAGGSPFYRRSGTVVWAGYNPNSTFAAQSEMLIVQDGKNTGDLIDFDQEFDLRLRFNGSFFRSNGSLFDDFSTPRGLNASLVSGDLGTTNPCMITSFSLDQETFNCSDVGANTVTLTATDNVGNTASQTATVTVVDDLPPVPDVALLADINAECEVTSLTAPTATDNCGGMVTVTNNATLPITGEGTSTLITWSFEDQYGNISTQTQNIIIDDVTAPVPDVVTLSDVTAECSITTLIAPTATDNCVSVVTVTNDATLPITAQGTTVVTWSYDDGNGNVSTQTQNVVIDDVTAPVPDVVTLDDVTAQCSVTTLVAPTATDNCGGVVTVTNDAVLPITAQGTTVVTWSYDDGNGNVSTQTQNVVIDDVTAPVPVVVALADITAQCSVTALVAPTATDNCGAMVTVTNDATLPITAQGATVVTWSYDDGNGNVSTQTQNVIVDDVTAPVPDEVTLADVTAECSITTLVAPTATDNCSGLVTVTNDATLPITAQGTTVVTWSYDDGNGNLSTQTQNIVIDDIIAPVPDVVTLADVTAECSVTTLAAPTATDNCAGLVTVTNDATLPITTQGTTVVTWSYEDGNGNLSTQMQNVIIDDVTAPVPDVTTLADVTAECSITTLVAPTATDNCGGLITVSNDATLPITTQGTTVVTWSFDDGNGNVSTQTQNVIIDDMTAPIPDVVTLDYITAECSITTLVAPTATDNCGAVVTVTNDANLPITAQGTTVVTWSYDDGNGNISTQTQNVVIDDVTAPVSDLVTLADVTAECSITTLVAPTATDNCSGTITVTNDAILPITAQGTTVVTWSYDDGNGNINTQTQNVVIDDVTAPVPDVVTLTDVTAECSITTLVAPTATDNCGGVVTVTNDATLPITVQGTTVVTWSYDDRNGNVSTQTQNVIIDDVTAPIPDVVTLDDVVAQCSITTLAAPTATDNCGGTVAVTNDAVFPIEMVGTTVVTWTYDDGNGNTTTQTQNMIIAGSDIENATLADATFVYDGSVRSLDVENIPADATVTYTNNDQTEAGTYIVTAIITSSSADCPQVIIDAVLTIEQAEQTITFDALERRRLSTDPDFQLNATSSSGLDIEYSFVPLTNPAAATVSSIGFVSLEAEGFVEIIASQSGDNNYLPAMPVAQELEVYLYRETTIESITINNETFTNPDTDIYYLIDCDNSISSVDVEVESNTGATFSTGESFSIATPDPRLYRRAIIVTAENGRDTRTFNLVIEKRFVFDAIVEQKYGNTLVVNNNPANNGGYSFVAYQWFKNGRQVGTDQFFSEGDNASDQLDPNATYMVRMTLPNGDVLQTCESTLDLGNTFSFRILQNPVVEQQLKLMADYPEQDLIDAQYNIFDQNGRLVKSVESSTRETVINLSDNLPVGVYRVILKSSRIDKYLNFIKQ